The genome window aaacacaagcacacacacacacacacacacacacacacacacacacacacacacacacacacacacacacacacacacacacacacacacacacacacacacacacacacacacacacaaacacacacacacacacacacacacacacacacacacacacacacacacacacacacacacacacacacacacacacatataaacataaacacacaagacAAAACACATATGCATCTTACACACtgtcaaaacacacaaaacaatactgataataataatgcaagTGACGTGGATCTTAATTTATCCATCTAATATATCCTACAGTGAAATACATACTTTGTTATGTGTTTCCTCTAACTTATGAGCAGCTGCCAACAGCTCTTTGGGCTTGTTATTAGCCTAACTCTGGCCTGTGTAAGACTTCATTACCGCCATTCCAATGTTGACTCTTTGCAAACATTTACTCCTCAAGTTTCACACCTTCATGTGGTTACTCAGAGTGGGTTAATCACAATAGTCActtgaatgaatgaaggaaatTACAACGCAGTATGTGCTGTGAGCCAGGGATGTCTTAaaacacacccaaacaggtAATGTTGACCAATAAACCCTGGGTATTCAAATgcatcaaaaaataaatgaaaccaaTAAGAGGATATTTAAACATAATGCATATGCAAATGCAGAGGGAGACATTACCTGCACTAGGCCGGGGTAGCACGAGGCTGACTGTTGGTAGACAGGCAGTCCATAAGGCGATAGAATCACAGTAGGTGAGGAAAGCATAGCCCTACACACTGCCGCGGTGACTGAGAACGGTGGCGGGGGGAGATTGGATTGGAAGAGGGAAATGAAGATGGAAACAAAGCAGTGTAATGCAGGAGTCCAaccacacaaaaaataataaagtaaaacaaaacaatcaataaataaataggaaagTAATCcaaaagagagcgagaagagaagCTGAAGGTGAACTGATCCTGCCCCGCAGAGAACGAGTATTGAAGAGCAGAAGGGAAACCAAGAGAACTTCTGAGGGTCTGTCAGTTGGCCAGCCTGATAGACAGAAACACATGGTCAGGGTCCCATTTCAGAAACATATAAATAGTCCCTCTGTCCTTCTATCTGGGTTTGACACATTACCACACTCCATCACGTAAGTTAAGGCATTTTTATTTATACACAAATACGAAATTACATTATATTTCCAAAATAGATGTCTGATTGATTATTCATTATAATGTGTAACTTTCTATGTATCTGCATAAGGCTACTTTGTTCCCATGTAGGGTTAGGTTGTTTACACAATTCAATAGAACCACAAGTTACTCTGAATAATAAGTCACAGTGGTGTAAGTCATCACATCTAAAATGAATAAGCATTGGTTGACAGGGAAGGGAAAATCGAATTAAAAACTATAAAATAAATTGGATATATAAAAAAGAGGTTCACCGATTTCATCATTAGCCAGTAGATGGCAGCCTACAGATCTATGGCAGTAGATGATTCACAGCTTCCGTTTTATACCTAGGTGATGGGATATGTAGTTCCCCTGGATTGAATAAAGGCGCTGGAAACGTCCATGGACTTCCTCTTTACTTAGCGAGCCTGTGGAGCACAGGTACGGTTGACTCTTGCGGAGTTTATTTACTGATATTGAAATGGTTGCTGAACAGATTTGCCACTCCAGTAGACCTAATTGTATTTGCTTCGTTTTGTAATGCAGTACATGATACTATcgggaccttttttttttttttgacatgcCTTCCATTGCTAACACGAGGTCTGAACAACGTGGCTAGCAATTGCGGCCTATGCTATGCTAACTTAGCTTCGACCGCCGCTTACTTGTTAAATCTTTGGAAAACGGACCTGTACATTTCATGGTTGCAGGTAACTAGCTAGCCCAATTTTTATTAACTCATTTTCTTCAATTTTAGGCCAAAATAAGCAACCATGCCCACTGCCAGGAGCTGGGTTTGTCGAAAGACCTATGTCACCCCCCGTCGTCCCTTCGAGAAGTCTCGTCTCGACCAGGAGCTGAAACTCATTGGTATAACGCTAAGGGTTCCTTGCCACATAATTATTGGGCATCATCGTTTTACATATACATATTGATGTATTCGAATGTATGGGACAACTGCAGTTGAGACTAATGTACTGTGTTTTTAGGTGAGTATGGGCTCAGGAACAAGCGTGAGGTGTGGAGAGTTAAATTCACCCTGGCCAAGATCCGCAAGGCTGCCAGAGAGCTGCTCACCCTGGACGAGAAAGAACCCAAGCGTCTCTTTGAAGGTACGAGTCGTCTTCTATCGTCGATCGATGCGAACCTGTCATTGGCCAGTGATTATAATATTCGATATTCAGATCTTCAGTGGTGTCAAGAATTCCTCGTGAATGAGGCCAATCTAAAATGGTTCATGTCAATACAAGGGAGATGCCGTTCTCCCTTTTTGATTTGGGCTTTATAGTAATACCCATGGTCCAGTTTTCAACAAAAGGATAATGTAATGTTTATCCCTTCGTTTCAGGTAATGCTCTGTTGAGACGTCTTGTCAGAATCGGTGTCCTCGACGAGGGTAAGATGAAGTTGGATTACATCCTCGGCCTGAAGGTTGAAGATTTCTTGGAGAGGAGGCTGCAGACCCAGGTCTTCAAGCTCGGGCTTGCCAAGAGCATCCACCATGCTCGTGTCCTGATCCGTCAGAGACATATCCGGTAATCTATCCCATGGTTTAAAATGTCTGACTTGTTTTACCAGTCTGACTTCTGTATGGCCAAACACTTCACCAGTCTCATGAAAAACCTACTGCTTACTCTTTCATCAGAGGGCCACCAACATGTATTGCTCTTCGTTGAGATGAATTAAGCATATCACCAAGGTCACTTCGGTATCAAAGCCGTATACCTTGTCAGTAGAACTTGCCCAGAGCCAATCCCATCCAAGCGAGAGGGCTTTGGTCGATGCCATGTCACTGGCTGAGAGGTAATGTATGGAGGATTGCACCTCGGGCAGGCTTGATGCACAGCATGTGCTCATCAACCACTAACTCTAGGTCCTCTGATCAGGCCAGTGATTATAATATTCGATATTCAGACTCTCTATGGTGTCAAGAATTCCTCGTGAATGAGGCCTGATCAAAACATTAAGGGAAATTTGACTAGACTTCAAATGTATTTGACGCGTCAAGGCTACAGCTAAAGGTTTGACTTTTTCTGTATTAATTTATGACAAACCACCCCACTACAACTGGTTACAtttctataaataaaaaatggcaGTTGAGTGACTAAAACCATCAAGTGGACCCGACTTGAGGCTAGAGTTTAAACCACTACCATGTTGGAGAGAGTAATGATCTCAATTTCTCTTCCTTGCAGCGTGCGTAAGCAGGTGGTGAACATCCCCTCGTTCGTGGTGCGCCTTGACAGCCAGAAGCACATCGACTTCTCCCTGAGGTCTCCATACGGTGGCGGACGTCCTGGCCGCGTCAAGCGAAAGAACGCCAAGAAGGGACAGGGTGGATCCGGAGGcgctgatgatgaggaggaagacTAGGAAGGATGTTGTCCAGGCAGTGTTTGTTGATGCTGCCTGATCAATGTTTCAATAAAAAAGTTTCACTTCAATATCTTGTTTTGGGTCTTTCTGCTATAGTCAAATCATGAATACGTTGAATGGATTTGGAAATTATGAGTATTAAacaaatggcaaatattcataTTTTGGCTGATAAGCACCCATAATACATGGTGTATAGGAATATTTATAAATACGTGTTTTCCGGGTGAAACCAGGAAAGTTGGAAGGAAAATGGGACGCCTCGTAAATTGATGGAACGATTATTCTCTCAATCAACGGTTGCGCTCCCTGGATCACCGATGAAGGGGGCGGTGTGTCCACATCCAGGAAGTAATCAGAGAGCAGTTGACTACATCGCTGAATGGCACGGCTAGCTCAGAGTGCATGGTCTCCTATTCTGCCCTGGTGACTTTATAAACGTAAGTACGCGTTTCGTATTTATAAAGCGATAAGTGGGGTTGATGAATACGACTGGGGTTTAAATAGTCAACAATGCGGCTACAAAGACGAGTGGAGTACGGAGCTAACTACTACCACCCAACAGCTGGGCTCCCGTCTAGTACTGGCAATATGCCTATTCATGTTGAAATTATGCCTAGCTATCTGGTAGAGGTAGCTATCCAAAACTGACATGGGACCAATTTGTGCGACTATTTCTGAAAGCATACTTAACTGAAAATGGAGTAAGCAACAGTGTGTTCTGGCAATACATCATGCAACTTCCCATGTCGACGCTGATCCCGTTGTTTTTTCGCAGCAGAACGATGTCTCCTGACGAGCTGGTGTACCTAGGGGTACTAGCTGCCTCGATCCCCGTCGGCTTCCTCTTTCGTTATCTTAGTGAGTGTCTCCGTACGAAACCTTGCCCAACCTCATTTTACAGAGCTATTAAAAATAGCTATTAATAACTGGGTTATATTTAATCAGTACGCACCTCATTATGAATGAGATAGTCCACTTACACATTGCGAAATATCCTATGATGGTGTTTGTTCTACCTTCTTGTTGTGAAAGAAACAGGCGACGTGAAGAATGTCAAGATGGCACTAGCTGCATGTTTTGCTACTGCATAAGAAATGTTATGTCTCTCGTACAGCAGGTGTTGACAGTAAACATACCGAGTGCTTCAGCTTTGTACTGTAGATAAAATAATGTCAGGGCTACTTCAATCGCATGATGAATCAGACTTGCTTTGTGGTATTACGTGTATTTCTGACCCAATACACTCATTCTGGTTTTGCCTACATCCTTCCCCTCCAGGTCCTCCCGTGAAGCAAGGAGCAGGCTTGCTGTTGGGACTGTCCCTCACCATAGCAACCTGTCAGATCCACGCCCTCCACTCTCTGGTGACAGTGATTGGAACATGGATAATTATCAAGAGTACCTGGCGGTGAGCGCCTTATCCCGCAGTGTTTCAAGCATGTGTCGAACCATGCCATTGTTTTGGATGATAAGAGTATTAGTGATGGCTGAGAGACGCCCCTCACTCCATACTGTGGTTTCTCCATCGAGCAGGAGCGCCCCAGCCCTGTGCCTCGGGTGGACGTTTCTCTACCTCCTATTCTTCCGACTGGTCACATGGTTTGGTCTGCCGGCGCCAACGCCATTCGCCAACGCCATCCAGCTTCTGCTCACCCTCAAGGTACCACAGAACACCACCAAGTCACCCTCTTTCCAGCGGTATATCTCTGTGGAACAGTTCTCATCTGTTTGTCAAGTCATACATATGTCTGACAACAGCCCCTCATACTGACATGCAAACAAGTTCAAGTTTGTAAACCAGTGGACGTGGGTAGAAAATGCAAAAAGCAGTAGAAAACCTTTCATTATTTTTATAACCTCAACATATTTGTACGTTGTCAATGGTAATCATTAGTGATTTACTTAATGTTATCAATCAAATCCTATCCTGAAGCTGATATATTATACAAGTACAAGTAGAATTAGCTTGCCATGCCATATGTCTCTTTGTCCACAATAATTCTAAAATCGACACTCCcagaacccctcccactcatacTACCCCACCCCACCAGCAGAGCTACGCTCATTCACGTTACACAGTTTCACAGCCGGTCAGAGTGGACAGACCCAGAGCCGGATTAACCCAAAGGCAAACTAGGCACGTGCCTAGGGCCTGATTGGCGGGGGGGGGCCCAGacagaagtaaaaaaaataaaaaaataaaatgaaatagcCAATACAAATGTCCTACCTACTATTTATTTCAGTGataatatatctaaatatattaattaactAAAAATAGTGACGTTGTTTATCTTAACGTTACGTCACATTAACACCAATCAGTTAAGTCCGAGGGGAGGTCAGCGGGTCAAGACTAAGCGGAACAATAAAGCTAGCAGGCAGGTCGTTTCTTGAGTAGGCTAACATTCAAGATGCTTTCGGGTGCGGCAAaacgtaaaaagaaaaaaaatgaagaggaacaaaagaagaaacagCGGGGGGCTTTACAGAAGTTTCTGTCGGGCAGCCGTCCGACAGCTGTGAACCTGCTCGTGTCAGCAGAGCCAGAGGCCGAGCCAGGCCCGCAGCCAGAGGCCGAGCCAGGCCCGCAGCTAGAGGCCGAGCCAGGCCCGCAGCCAGAGGCCGAGCCAGGCCCGCAGCCAGAGGCCGAGCCAGGCCCGCAGCCAGAGGCCGAGCCAGGCCCGCAGCCAGAGGCCGAGCCAGGCCCGCAGCCAGAGGCCGAGCCAGGCCCGCAGCCAGAGGCCGAGCCAGGCCCGCAGCCAGAGGCCGAGCCAGGCCCGCAGCCAGAGGCCGAGCCAGGCCCGCAGCCAGGCCCGGAGCCAGGCCCGGAGCGAGGCCCGGAGCCAGGCCCGGAGACGCGGCCCGAAGACGCGGCGGAAGACGCGTCTTCGGGCCGCGTTTAATGACTGGAAAAACTGTGCTAATCGCTTGCATGAACATGAGAATTGTATGGATCATCGCACTGCTGTGCTAAGTCTATCATCACTTGGAAATAAAAATGCACGCATAGATTCAAACATAGTACAGCAACAGGAGTCTCCCA of Gadus macrocephalus chromosome 11, ASM3116895v1 contains these proteins:
- the rps9 gene encoding 40S ribosomal protein S9 — protein: MPTARSWVCRKTYVTPRRPFEKSRLDQELKLIGEYGLRNKREVWRVKFTLAKIRKAARELLTLDEKEPKRLFEGNALLRRLVRIGVLDEGKMKLDYILGLKVEDFLERRLQTQVFKLGLAKSIHHARVLIRQRHIRVRKQVVNIPSFVVRLDSQKHIDFSLRSPYGGGRPGRVKRKNAKKGQGGSGGADDEEED